AATTTTTTGAAGTCAAAGATATTTCTTTTGAGTCCAGGAGCTCTTTGAATTGTTTGGGTTTTAATTCAAAGGTATTAGTTAAGTCTTTTTGTGAGGAAAAAGTTTTTCCTTTGTAACTCAAAAAACTTTTATGTTGCGTATCTGGATATTGTTGAATAGCCATTTTAAAAACCATCCCTAAATCAATAAAGTAGTGACTCGAGAGATATTGATAAAAATTTAAATTTTCTTGATTAATTGAGTGAGCATAAGTCTTTTGAATTTTTAAAATTTTTTTTACATCGAAAGTAATATTCTCAACCTTAGTCTCAGATAAAATAACTCCTGTAGCAGTTTTTTTTCTTAAAGGAATTTGAACAATCGATCCAAGAGGAATTTGTTCATTTGATTGATAAGATAAACCCTCATTAATCTGGCTGAGAGGGATAACTTCATAATAATAAGGCATTTTTTAAATTCGATTCTTACTTATAATATAATGAAATGAATTTTACAGAACTCCTAGAACATTCAAATGTTGATAAGTCTGTCATCGATGATTTTCAAGGTTGGCTGTTTCACCTCAAAGATATCAAAGGCTATTCAGAAAATACCTATCATTCGTACTGTTATGATATTTGTGATTTTTTAATCTTCTATCAGTTCTACCATCAAGAACCTTTAACTCATGGAATTCTACAAAACTTGAGTCTTCAAACTTTTCGAGCCTGGGTAGCCGATATGGCTGCTCCTCGAGAATACAATAATGTTTACAAAAAACCCCTCTCTGCAAGATCCCGTCGTAGATCGATCAGCTCGTTAAAAAGCTTTTTAAAGTTCTCCTCTTCAAAAATTGAAGGTTACAAATTTGGATATGCTGAAATACAGCTTTTAAAAAATCCAAAAATTCCAAAATCTCTACCGAAGCCTATTTCGGAGGAGCAAATAGATCAGCTTATGGAGGAACTGGTCAAAATATCGAAAAAAAGCTGGGTGCAAAAAAGAAATTTAGCCCTTCTCTATTTACTTTATGGTTGTGGATTGCGAATAGCTGAGGCCTTATCCATTACAAAAAATCATTTAACGGAAAAGGAATCAATCACAGTAATGGGCAAAGGGAATAAAGAAAGAATGATTCCTATGTTAGATATTGTTTATCAATCAGTCGAAAATTATTTACAAGAACTGCCTCACGACTTGAAACCTAATGAGCCTATTTTCGTTGGAGATAGAGGAGCACCTCTGAAGGCATCGGCTTTTCAAAGGGATTTGAAACAGGCTCGAATTAATTTAGGACTTCCCAATACAACAACGCCTCATGCACTTCGACATAGTTTTGCAACGCACCTTCTTAAAAACGGTGGTGACTTACGAGTAATCCAAGAACTCTTAGGACATAGCTCTTTGTCCACGACTCAAATTTATACAGAAGTCGATGATGTTAGTTTAGAGAAAACTTACAGAGAAAAAAATCCCAGCAAGTAATTTACTTATTTCCTTTAACGATGAAATGAGGATTTAAAATATTATCTTTTTGATAAATCAGTCTGTTGCCATCGGCATCTAGCACAGAACCTCCCGCACCTTCAACGACTGCTTGGGCAGCGGCGGTATCCCATTCTGAAGTAGGAGCAAAACGAGGATAAACATCAGCCTTACCCTCCGCAACCATACAAAATTTAATAGAGCTACCTGACTGAAGTAATTCATATTTAGGAAATTGAGAGATATATTTTTTTGTCTCTTCGTTTAAATGACTTCGACTGGCAACTATTCGGATAGGATCAGAAACTGATGATGTTTGTATCTGTTCTACGATTGAATTTTTTATTTTATAAGAATTTTTATTTATGCCTCCAACATAAAGAGTTTTCATCATAGGAGAATAAACATAGCCCTCTACAGGATATCCATTTTCAATTAAAGCTATGTTGACTGTAAATTCCCCATTCTTATTAATAAATTCCTTTGTTCCATCCAGAGGATCAACTAACCAATATTTGGCAGCTTTGGTATTAATATCATCTGACTCCTCAGATATAATTGGGTACCCAGATGATTGAAGACATTCACTAATAATCTGATGAGAAGCCAAATCAGCTTTAGTTAAGGGGCTATTGTCATCTTTAATTTGTACGTCGATATTAAAATCCTCATAAATTTCCATAATTTTTTGACCACAATGCTCTAAACAAGGGATGATTTGATCAACTAATTCAAAATGTCGTAATTTGTTATAAATTTCCATTTTTGACTAAATAAATAATTTTTCTATATACATTTAAATAAATTTTAGTAAATTTGCGCAAATACGTCATAAAGCTATATTATTATGAATCCTACTTTATTTTATAACAATAACCCATCATTAAAACATCCGGCTTGGGATGCTGATAGCCATTTTAAATATTTAGCCCAAAAGAAAGTTTTTAAAACTAAACGCTCCTATGAAAGATGGGTAGAAAAAGAAAATTTCCTTCCGAACAATATTGATCTTGAAAATTACACAAACACTCTCAGTGAAAGTATTAATTCCTTAATTCAAAATTACTTTATTCAAGAATATGAAAGACAAAGAAAATTAATTTTATTTATTCAATTCTTTGAAAGTAAAAATAACAAATTTATTTTTGCTAATGATCGTCGAAAAGGACGACTTTGGGTTAAGGTGAAGTCCAATAAGATAGAAGATATTTATGAGGGAATAAAATACTTATCAAAACTTCGAAAAAAAAATATTGTGCTTTTCCCTCATCAGGAATTACTTCCAAAATTTCAAGACTTTAAATTTCCAACGACCAAAAACAAATATCAATTAGAATTTCCTCATCATATTTTTCAAGCTACAGAAGTTGACGCAACAAAAACAACATTTACAAAAAGTTTTAGTCTTAAACAAAATAGTTACCTCTCAGACTTAGAAGCAGAAAGTATTCATATAATCAGAGAGGTTGTAAGCGAAACCAAAAACCCCGTGATGTTGTATTCAGTGGGCAAAGATAGCTCGGTGATGCTTCATTTAGCTCAGAAAGCTTTTTATCCCAGCCCTCCTCCTTTCCCATTAATGCATGTGGATACAAGATGGAAATTTAGAGAAATGTATTTATTTCGAAATTGGATGGCTCAAAAATCTAATATGAAACTCATCACTCATATTAATCCAGAGGGAGTGAAATCTAATATTAATCCTTTTGATCATGGATCCTCTGTTCATACAGACATCATGAAAACACAAGGCCTCAAACAAGCATTGGATCAGTATCAATTTGATGCTGCTTTTGGAGGTGCTCGAAGAGATGAGGAAAAGTCTCGTGCTAAAGAGAGAATTTTTTCTTTTCGTACATCTTCTCACCAGTGGGATCCCAAAAATCAACGACCAGAGCTTTGGAGCTTATACAATGCTAAGGTCAATAAATCCGAGAGTATAAGGGTGTTTCCCTTATCCAATTGGACTGAATTAGATATTTGGCAATATATCTATCAAGAACAAATCCCTATTGTCCCTCTTTATTTTGCCAAAACTAGACCTGTGATTAATCGTGATGGTATGCTGATTATGGTCGATGACAATCGTCTAAATTTACAGCCCCATGAAAAAATTGAATTAAAAAAGATACGTTTTCGAACATTAGGTTGTTATCCCCTCACCGGTGCCATTGAGTCCGATGCAGATAGTTTAGAAAGTATTGTCTTAGAATTACTTCAATCGAAAACCTCTGAGCGTCAAGGAAGAGCGATTGATGCAGACTCCAGCAATTCGATGGAAAAGAAAAAACTAGAGGGTTATTTTTAATGAAAAATTCAACAGCCATTAATCAGTATCTCAAAGAACAAGCATCTCTTGATCTTCTTCGTTTTATCACTTGTGGATCTGTCGATGATGGAAAGAGCACTCTTATTGGAAGAATGCTTTATGAGTCTCAAATGATATTTGATGATCAAGTTGCTTCTTTAAAAAAAGACTCTCAAAAACATGGCACTCAAGGTGAAGACATTGACTTCGCTTTACTCGTGGATGGTCTATCTGCTGAACGTGAACAGGGAATTACTATTGATGTTGCCTATCGTTTTTTTTCGAGCAGTAAAAGAAAATTTATAGTAGCAGATACTCCAGGTCATGAACAATACACACGCAACATGGCTACGGGCGCTTCCACGGCTGACTTAGCTATCTTGTTAGTAGACGCTCGAAATGGTGTCATGACTCAAACCAAACGTCACTCTTTCATTGTTTCTCTTTTAGGAATTAAAAAAGTTATTTTAGCTATTAATAAAATGGATTTAGTGAATTACGATCAAAAAACCTATCAACAGATAGATCAACATTATCGAAGCTTTGCAAAAAATTTAAATTTTGATCATATTCAAAGTATACCCATCTCTGCTCTTAAAGGTGATAACGTTTATGAGAAGTCTACAACGATGAAGTGGTATACTGAACAGACTCTTTTTAGTTACTTAGAGACTGTTAAAGTTACTTCCGCAAAGTCTTCTAAATTTATTTTACCTGTTCAAAGAGTGAATCGACCTAATTTAGATTTTCGTGGGTACTCAGGGACTATTGCCTCCGGTAAT
The window above is part of the alpha proteobacterium HIMB59 genome. Proteins encoded here:
- a CDS encoding phage integrase family protein,phage integrase family protein (PFAM: Phage integrase, N-terminal SAM-like domain; Phage integrase family), with protein sequence MNFTELLEHSNVDKSVIDDFQGWLFHLKDIKGYSENTYHSYCYDICDFLIFYQFYHQEPLTHGILQNLSLQTFRAWVADMAAPREYNNVYKKPLSARSRRRSISSLKSFLKFSSSKIEGYKFGYAEIQLLKNPKIPKSLPKPISEEQIDQLMEELVKISKKSWVQKRNLALLYLLYGCGLRIAEALSITKNHLTEKESITVMGKGNKERMIPMLDIVYQSVENYLQELPHDLKPNEPIFVGDRGAPLKASAFQRDLKQARINLGLPNTTTPHALRHSFATHLLKNGGDLRVIQELLGHSSLSTTQIYTEVDDVSLEKTYREKNPSK
- a CDS encoding 3'(2'),5'-bisphosphate nucleotidase (PFAM: Inositol monophosphatase family~TIGRFAM: 3'(2'),5'-bisphosphate nucleotidase, bacterial) — protein: MEIYNKLRHFELVDQIIPCLEHCGQKIMEIYEDFNIDVQIKDDNSPLTKADLASHQIISECLQSSGYPIISEESDDINTKAAKYWLVDPLDGTKEFINKNGEFTVNIALIENGYPVEGYVYSPMMKTLYVGGINKNSYKIKNSIVEQIQTSSVSDPIRIVASRSHLNEETKKYISQFPKYELLQSGSSIKFCMVAEGKADVYPRFAPTSEWDTAAAQAVVEGAGGSVLDADGNRLIYQKDNILNPHFIVKGNK
- a CDS encoding sulfate adenylyltransferase, small subunit (PFAM: Phosphoadenosine phosphosulfate reductase family~TIGRFAM: sulfate adenylyltransferase, small subunit); amino-acid sequence: MNPTLFYNNNPSLKHPAWDADSHFKYLAQKKVFKTKRSYERWVEKENFLPNNIDLENYTNTLSESINSLIQNYFIQEYERQRKLILFIQFFESKNNKFIFANDRRKGRLWVKVKSNKIEDIYEGIKYLSKLRKKNIVLFPHQELLPKFQDFKFPTTKNKYQLEFPHHIFQATEVDATKTTFTKSFSLKQNSYLSDLEAESIHIIREVVSETKNPVMLYSVGKDSSVMLHLAQKAFYPSPPPFPLMHVDTRWKFREMYLFRNWMAQKSNMKLITHINPEGVKSNINPFDHGSSVHTDIMKTQGLKQALDQYQFDAAFGGARRDEEKSRAKERIFSFRTSSHQWDPKNQRPELWSLYNAKVNKSESIRVFPLSNWTELDIWQYIYQEQIPIVPLYFAKTRPVINRDGMLIMVDDNRLNLQPHEKIELKKIRFRTLGCYPLTGAIESDADSLESIVLELLQSKTSERQGRAIDADSSNSMEKKKLEGYF